Proteins encoded within one genomic window of Macrotis lagotis isolate mMagLag1 chromosome 3, bilby.v1.9.chrom.fasta, whole genome shotgun sequence:
- the LOC141519625 gene encoding olfactory receptor 5D18-like — protein sequence MRKTDRNESDVIFILLGFSDYPELQIPLFLIFLVIYVITVVGNLGMIVIIKINPKLHTPMYFFLSHLSFLDFCYSTTIAPKLLQILIVEDKTISFAPCIIQYSFAVICVVTEAFLLAAMAYDRFVAICNPLLYALVMSQKRCSLMLTGVYTWGIISSIIFIYSLLVRSFSGTNIINNFLCEYSAIVSVSFCESHLMENIFFILANFNTFFTLGIVLTSYIFIFITILKMKSASGRSKAFSTCASHLTGVTIFFGTILFLYCVPTSKSSWLLVRVSTVFYAVVIPMLNPLIYSLRNKDVKETIRKLMEMPVRWCSG from the coding sequence ATGAGAAAAACTGACCGAAATGAGAGTGATGTCATCTTCATCCTTTTAGGCTTTTCTGATTACCCAGAGCTCCAGATCCCTCTATTCCTCATATTCCTGGTGATATACGTAATTACTGTAGTAGGAAACTTGGGCATGATTGTGATCATCAAGATTAACCCCAAATTGCACACTCCTATGTACTTTTTCCTCAGTCATTTGTCTTTTTTAGATTTCTGTTACTCTACTACAATTGCACCCAAATTGTTACAAATCTTGATTGTGGAAGACAAAACCATCTCTTTTGCTCCCTGCATCATACAATATTCCTTTGCTGTTATCTGTGTAGTCACAGAAGCTTTCTTATTAGCAGCTATGGCCTATGATCGCTTTGTGGCAATTTGCAATCCCTTGCTATATGCCCTTGTCATGTCCCAGAAACGCTGTTCCCTGATGCTGACAGGAGTATATACATGGGGAATAATTTCTTCTATCATATTCATCTACTCTCTCCTTGTAAGGTCATTTTCTGGGaccaatataattaataattttctctGTGAGTATTCTGCAATTGTTTCTGTCTCCTTTTGTGAAAGTCATCTTATGGAGAATATCTTTTTTATCCTTGCAAATTTTAACACATTTTTCACTCTTGGTATTGTGCTCActtcctatatttttattttcatcactaTCCTGAAAATGAAATCAGCCAGTGGGAGGTCTAAAGCCTTTTCCACTTGTGCCTCTCATCTGACAGGTGTTACCATCTTTTTTGGAACCATTCTCTTCCTCTACTGTGTGCCCACTTCCAAAAGCTCATGGCTTCTTGTAAGAGTAAGCACTGTATTTTATGCAGTGGTGATCCCCATGCTGAACCCCTTAATCTACAGTCTGAGAAATAAAGATGTAAAAGAGACTATCAGAAAATTAATGGAAATgccagttaggtggtgcagtggatag